The sequence below is a genomic window from Curtobacterium sp. MCPF17_002.
GGAGGCGCGGATCGCCTTCCTGAGTCGCCGTACAGTTTCAGACGTGGTCAGGCCACATAGGATCGATGCACTGACGGCCCGCCGCGCCGGGCCCGCCGGTTCGACACGTCTGGAGCACATCAAGTGACGACAACCTCGTCCACCTCGGGTTCTTCTCCTTCCGGGCGGCGATCGCCGCGGGTCCCGATCGTGGTCACGATCATCGTGCTGGCAGCACTGGTGATCGCCTTCTTCATCTTCGCGAGCCTGTACACCGACTACGCGTGGTTCGCGCAGCTCGGCTTCCAGCAGGTCCTGACCACGCGGTGGATCGCCGGGACGCTGATGTTCTTCGCCGGCTTCCTCGGGATGGCGGTCCCCGTCTACCTGAGCATCGCGATCGCCTTCCGGTTCCGGCCGGTGTACGCGAAGCTCAACTCGCAGCTGGACCGCTACCAGCAGGTCATCGAGCCGCTGCGCCGCGCCGTCATGATCGGCATCCCGGTCGTGCTCGGCATCTTCGCCGGGCTGTCGACCGCCGGGCGCTGGAGCATGGTGCTCGAGTACTTCAACCGGACGCCGTTCGGCAAGACCGACCCGCAGTTCGGGTTGGACATCGGCTTCTACGTGTTCGAGCTGCCGTTCTGGCGTTCGATCGTGGCGTACTCGTCGGCCGTCGTGCTCATCGCCGGCCTCGCCGCGCTCGCCGCCTGCTACCTCTACGGGGCGATGCGCTTCGGCGGGCGTGAGGTCCGCATCTCGAAGGCCGCGCGGATCCAGCTCGCGATCACCGCCGCCGTCTACATCGCCCTGCAGGCCGTCAGCCTCTGGCTCGACCAGTACGCGGCGCTCACCAAGTCGAACTCGCTCATCACCGGTGCCCAGTACACCGAGGTGAACGCGGTCATCCCGGGCCGCGAGATCATGGCGGGCATCGCGGCGATCGTCGCGATCCTCTTCATCGTCACGGCGGTCATCGGCCGCTGGCGCATCTCGATCGTCGGCACCGGGCTGCTGCTCGTCGCGGCGATCGTCATCGGCGGCATCTACCCGTGGATCGTCCAGCGCCTGCAGGTGAAGCCGTCCGAGCGGACCTTCGAGTCCGCGTACATCGAGCGCAACATCAAGGCGACCCGTGACGCGTACGGCGTCTCGGGTGTGCAGGAGCAGAACTACGACGCCACGACCGAGGCGAGCTCCGGCGCCCTCGCGCAGGACGCCCAGACGACGGCGAACATCCGCCTCATCGACCCGAAGATCGTCTCCGACACCTTCAGCCAGCTGCAGCAGTACCGGCAGTACTACCAGTTCCCGGACGAGCTCGACGTCGACCGCTACGACGTCAAGGGCCAGACCGAGGACACCGTGATCGCGGTCCGCGACATCGACCTCGACGGGCTGAGCTCGCAGGCCAACACGCCGTACAACCGTGCGTTCGTCTACACCCACGGCTACGGCGTCACCGCGGCGTTCGGCAACCAGCGCGCGAGCGACGGCAAGCCGGTGTTCCTCGAGTCGGGCATCCCGTCGAACGGTGCACTGGGTGACTTCCAGCAGCGCGTGTACTTCGGCGAGACCTCGCCGGCGTACTCGATCGTGGGTGCGCCGAAGGGGTCGAAGAACGTCGAGCTCGACTACCCGTCCGGCTCCGACGACGACAACGGCGGCAACGCCACGACGACGTACTCCGGCAACGGTGGACCGAGCCTCGGCAACTTCTTCAACCGACTCGTCTACGCGGCGAAGTTCCAGTCGGAGCAGATCCTGCTGTCGGACGCGGTGAACCAGGACTCGCAGATCCTCTACGACCGCGACCCGATCTCCCGCGTGCAGAAGGTCGCCCCGTACCTGACGCTCGACAGCGACGCCTACCCGGCGATCGTCGACCACCGCATCCAGTGGGTCGTCGACGGCTACACGACGAGCGACGCGTACCCGTACTCGCAGAGCCAGAGCCTGTCGGACAGCATCGCGGGGGCCGAGAGCTCGGCCTACCGCACCGACCAGGTGAACTACATCCGGAACTCCGTGAAGGCCACGGTCGACGCGTACACCGGCAAGGTGACGCTGTACTCGTGGGACACGAAGGACCCGGTCCTGAAGACCTGGCAGAAGATCTTCCCGACGTCGGTCAAGCCGGTGTCGCAGATGAGCGCCGAGCTCCTCGACCACGTGCGGTACCCGACCGACCTGTTCAAGGTGCAGCGGTCGATCCTCGGCACCTACCACGTGACGAACGCGAACTCGTTCTACTCGGGTGACGACGCGTGGAACACGCCACAGGAACCGACGTCGGGCACGAACGACACGTCCGACACCGCCGACACGTCGACCACGACGAACTCGGGGACGAGTGCTCTCGGGACGACCACGACGACGACCCGGGCCAACCTGCAGGATCCGTACTACCTGACGATGAAGGTGCCGGGGCAGGGGACCGCGTACACGCTGTACACGACCTACATACCGCAGCAGTCGGCAGGGTCGAACAACCGAAACGTGCTCACCGGGTACCTGGCGGTGGACTCCGACGCGGGCGGTGCCGGCAAGGGGAAGAAGGGCTCCGGCTACGGCAAACTCACGCTGTTGACGATGCCGAAGACGGACAACATCCCAGGTCCGGCGCAGGTGCAGAACCTCTTCAACTCGGACACCACGGTGTCGCAGGAGCTGAACATCCTGAAGCGGGGCAACTCGACCGTGAAGCAGGGCAACCTGCTGACGCTCCCGGTCGGTGGCGGCTTCCTCTACGTCCAGCCCGTCTACGTCCAGTCGACGTCGAGCGGCTCGTACCCCCTGCTGCAGAAGGTGCTCGTGGCCTTCGGCGACAAGATCGCGTTCGAGGACACCCTCGACGAAGCACTCAACAGCCTGTTCGGCGGTGACTCCGGTGCTGCCGCGGGTGACCAGGGCGCTTCCGGTTCGGACTCTGGTTCCTCGGACTCCGGCTCGTCGGACTCGGGTTCCTCGGACTCGGGCTCGTCGGACTCCGGTTCGACCGGCGGTTCGACGGGTGATTCGGGTTCGGGCACCACGGACAACGCCGCGCTGCGGAAGGCCCTGAGCGATGCGAAGCAGGCGCTGCAGGACCGCCAGGACGCCTACGCGGACAACGACCTGGTCGCTGCCGCAGAGGCGGACCAGCGTCTCCAGGACGCGATCCAGGCCGCGACCGAGGCCGAGAGCGGCAGCTGACACACCGTGGCGGGGCACTCGATTTGTGCCTCGCCACGGCCCCGTGTAGGCTATTCAATGTGCCGCGGGGTGGAGCAGTTCGGTAGCTCGCTGGGCTCATAACCCAGAGGTCGTAGGTTCAAATCCTGCCCCCGCAACCAAGCGTCACAGAAAACGAAGAAGGCCCCGGTCCAGTCGGACCGGGGCCTTCTTCGTGTGCCCGGCGTACCGGTGCTCGTTCCGGCGCCGCATCGTGTCCGCCGCGCCGAGTCCGCCGCGCCGAGTCCGCCGCGCCGAGTCCGCCGCGCCGAGTCCGCCGCGCCGAGTCCGCCGCGCCGAGTCCGCCGCGCCGAGCCCGCCGCGCCGAGTCTCGGCCGGGCGGACAGTTCGCGGCTTCCGGCACGCGCAGGATGTCCGCGGAGCCGAGTCTCGGCTGAGCGGGCAGTTGGCGGCTTCCGGCACGCGCAGGATGTCCGCGGGGCCGAGTCTCGGCCGGGCGGACAGTTCGCGGCTTCCGGCACGCGCAGGATGTCCGCGGGGCCGAGTCTCGGCTGAGCGGGCAGTTGGCGGCTTCCGGCACGCGCAGGATGTCCGCGGGGCCGAGACTCGGCCACGGACACGGACACGGACACGGACACGGACACGGACACGGACACGGACACGGACACGGACACGGCCACGGCCACGGCCACGGCCACGGCGACGGCCACGGCGACGGCGACGGCCGCGCCCCCGCCGACTACGCTCGGCGCATGGGCACCCTGACGATCGCGGCGGCGCAGTTCGCGCCCGTGGACGACCCGGACGCGAACCTCGAGACGGTCCGGGTGGCAGCGGTCGACGCCGCCGCCCGCGGCGCAGCGCTCCTCGTCACCCCGGAGTACACGTCGTACTTCACGCCCGACATCGACGACCGGTTCGTGGCCGCCGCGCAACCGCTCGACGGCCCGTTCGTCGCCGGCCTGCAGGAGATCGCGCGGACGACCGGCATCGCGCTCGTCGTCGGCGTCGCCGAGACGGCCGACGTGCCGGACCGGTTCCGGAACACCCTCGTCGCAGTCCGACCCGACGGCGAGATCGCCGTGGCGTACCGGAAGGTGCACCTCTACGACGCGTTCGGCTCGCGGGAGTCCGACCGCATCGAGTCCGGCGACCCGGAACAGCTGCCGGTGTTCGACCTCGAGGGCGTCCGGATCGGCCTCGAGACCTGTTACGACCTCCGCTTCCCCGAGGTCACCCGCCGCCTCGCAGCCCCCGAGCACGGCGCCGCCGACGTCGTGGTCCTGCCGGCCGAGTGGGTCCGTGGCCCCGGCAAGGAACACCACTGGCGGACGCTCCTGACCGCCCGCGCCATCGAGAACACGGTGTGGGTCGTCGGCGTCGGTCAGACCCCGCCGATCGGCATCGGCGGATCGGTCGTGCTCGACCCCTCCGGAGTCGCCGTGGCCGCGGCGGGCGCCGTGCCCGGCACGCTCGTCGCGACCGTCGACACGACGGTCACGGACGCGGTCCGGCAGACCAACCCCTCGCTGTCACTGCGCCGCTACGACGTGGTGCTGCGCGAGCAGCCTGGAGGCGCGGCGCACCTCCCAGCGTGACGCACCTTCCCGACGTGCCACGGTGGTCGGTGCCGACCATGCGTGGGAGGTGACGGGTGCTGTGGAGGCGGGTCGCGCCTCCAGGCCGTCAGGTGCGGTCCGCGAGACCCGACAGACGGGCCGCCGCGTCCGCGAGGACGTCTCGTCGCTTGCAGAACGCGAACCGGACGAGTGAGCGGTAGCCGACGGCGTGGTCGGGCCGGACGAACGCGGAGACCGGCACACCGACGACGCCGGCGAGCTCGGGCAGGCGGAGGCAGAACTCCCGTGCGTCGGTGTAGCCGAGCGGTGCCACGTCGGCGAGGACGAAGTACCCGCCGTCGGGGCGCATCACGTCGAAGCCCGCGGCGCGGAGCCCGCCGGCGAGCAGCTCGTGCTTCGCCGAGAGCTCGGCCGCGATGCCGGTGAACACCGTGTCCGGCAGCCGGAGCCCCGTGGCGACCGCCGGCTGGAACGGTGCGCCGTTCACGAAGGTCAGGTACTGCTTGACGGTCGTGATCGCGTCGACGAGGGCCGGCGAAGCCGTGAGCCAGCCGACCTTCCAGCCCGTGGTGCTGAAGGTCTTCCCAGCGCTCGAGACGGTCACGGTCCGCTCGGCGGCGCCGGGCAGCGTCGCGATCGGCACGTGCGGGACGTCGAACGTGAGGTGCTCGTAGACCTCGTCGGTGACGATGAGGGCGTCGTACTGCTCCGCGAGTTCGACGACGGTGGCGAGCACCTCGGCCGGGAGGACCCGACCGGTCGGGTTGTGCGGCGTGTTCACGAGCACGGCCCGGGTGCGGTCGGAGAACGCGGCGCGGAGCGTGTCCTCGTCGGGCAGGAAGTCCGGCGCGGTGAGGGGGACCGTGACGTGGGTCGCTCCGGCGAGCCGGATGAGGGCGCCGTACGCGTCGTAGAAGGGCTCGAAGGTGATCACCTCGTCGCCCGGCTCGACGAGGGCGAGGAGCGTGGCGGCGAGGGCCTCCGTCGCGCCGGCCGTGACGAGCACCTGGCGGTCCGGATCGACCTGCAGGCCGTACCAGTGCGCCTGGTGCTCGCTGATCGCCGCGCGGAGGTCCGGGGTCCCACGCCCCGGCGGGTACTGGTTGACGCCCTGGCGGATGGCGTCGACGGCCGCGTCGAGCACTTCGGCGGGGCCGTCCTCGTCCGGGAACCCCTGCCCGAGGTTGATCGACCCGGTCGCGGCGGCGAGGGCGCTCATCTCGGCGAAGACGGTCGGGGCCGGGACGCCGTCCGGTCCGAGGAGCATCGCTCCCTCGGCTGCTCGCAACCAGGGTCCTGCCTGACGCATGTGGTTCCCTCCGACGTGGTCCCGACGGCTCCGCGACCCGTCGATCCGATCCAACCTAGCGGCCCCTCGGAGCACCATCCGGGAACGGTCCCACAGGTCACGCATAAGATCGCCATAGGTCGCTCGCAGCGTCGCCAGGAGCACCGCTCAGGTGCGTCCGACAGACTGCACGAGCTTGAAAGGAGCACGTCCAGCATGACGAACACCACGCCCAACGGGCAGGGCGACGACTTCCGTCCGGACGACTCGGCAGCACAGGCCGCCGCCGAGGACGCATCGCCGAACGACTCCCAGCACGTGAACGATGCTCCGACGAGCGCGCGAGCGGACCACACCGACGTGATCGACCCCGCTCCCGCGAACGAGACCGACGTCATCCAGGCGTCGACCGACCACCCCACGGACCGCTACACAGCGCCGTACCCGACAGTGTCGGGCCAGGGCCAGGGCCAGGGCCAGGGCCAGGGCGCGGCCGATCAGGGCCAGTACGGCCAGACCTCGCAGTACGGGCAGCCGAGCCAGTACGGCCAGGCACCGCAGTACGGGCAGTCGGCCGGCTACGGGCAGCACGCCAGCCCCTACGGCGGCGACCACGCCCAGTCCGGCCAGCAGCAGGGCGACCAGTACGGCCAGCAGGCGGGCCAGTACGGCCAGCAGCAGGGCAACCAGTACGGCCAGCAGGCGGGTCAGTACGGCCAGCAGCAGGGCGACCAGTACGGCCAGCAGGCGGGTCAGTACGGCCAGCAGCCCCGCTACGGCGAGTACGCCCAGCCGACCTCCGCCCCGGCGTCCGCGTCCGAGTACGCCACCGCCGGTTCGGCGCAGGCACCGAGCTCCGCGACGAGCGCGTTCGGTGACGTCGACGGCTCCAACCAGCGGAACGGCCACTACTTCGGCGACGCGGGTGCCGCGGGAG
It includes:
- a CDS encoding carbon-nitrogen hydrolase family protein; its protein translation is MGTLTIAAAQFAPVDDPDANLETVRVAAVDAAARGAALLVTPEYTSYFTPDIDDRFVAAAQPLDGPFVAGLQEIARTTGIALVVGVAETADVPDRFRNTLVAVRPDGEIAVAYRKVHLYDAFGSRESDRIESGDPEQLPVFDLEGVRIGLETCYDLRFPEVTRRLAAPEHGAADVVVLPAEWVRGPGKEHHWRTLLTARAIENTVWVVGVGQTPPIGIGGSVVLDPSGVAVAAAGAVPGTLVATVDTTVTDAVRQTNPSLSLRRYDVVLREQPGGAAHLPA
- a CDS encoding aminotransferase class I/II-fold pyridoxal phosphate-dependent enzyme → MRQAGPWLRAAEGAMLLGPDGVPAPTVFAEMSALAAATGSINLGQGFPDEDGPAEVLDAAVDAIRQGVNQYPPGRGTPDLRAAISEHQAHWYGLQVDPDRQVLVTAGATEALAATLLALVEPGDEVITFEPFYDAYGALIRLAGATHVTVPLTAPDFLPDEDTLRAAFSDRTRAVLVNTPHNPTGRVLPAEVLATVVELAEQYDALIVTDEVYEHLTFDVPHVPIATLPGAAERTVTVSSAGKTFSTTGWKVGWLTASPALVDAITTVKQYLTFVNGAPFQPAVATGLRLPDTVFTGIAAELSAKHELLAGGLRAAGFDVMRPDGGYFVLADVAPLGYTDAREFCLRLPELAGVVGVPVSAFVRPDHAVGYRSLVRFAFCKRRDVLADAAARLSGLADRT
- a CDS encoding UPF0182 family protein; its protein translation is MVTIIVLAALVIAFFIFASLYTDYAWFAQLGFQQVLTTRWIAGTLMFFAGFLGMAVPVYLSIAIAFRFRPVYAKLNSQLDRYQQVIEPLRRAVMIGIPVVLGIFAGLSTAGRWSMVLEYFNRTPFGKTDPQFGLDIGFYVFELPFWRSIVAYSSAVVLIAGLAALAACYLYGAMRFGGREVRISKAARIQLAITAAVYIALQAVSLWLDQYAALTKSNSLITGAQYTEVNAVIPGREIMAGIAAIVAILFIVTAVIGRWRISIVGTGLLLVAAIVIGGIYPWIVQRLQVKPSERTFESAYIERNIKATRDAYGVSGVQEQNYDATTEASSGALAQDAQTTANIRLIDPKIVSDTFSQLQQYRQYYQFPDELDVDRYDVKGQTEDTVIAVRDIDLDGLSSQANTPYNRAFVYTHGYGVTAAFGNQRASDGKPVFLESGIPSNGALGDFQQRVYFGETSPAYSIVGAPKGSKNVELDYPSGSDDDNGGNATTTYSGNGGPSLGNFFNRLVYAAKFQSEQILLSDAVNQDSQILYDRDPISRVQKVAPYLTLDSDAYPAIVDHRIQWVVDGYTTSDAYPYSQSQSLSDSIAGAESSAYRTDQVNYIRNSVKATVDAYTGKVTLYSWDTKDPVLKTWQKIFPTSVKPVSQMSAELLDHVRYPTDLFKVQRSILGTYHVTNANSFYSGDDAWNTPQEPTSGTNDTSDTADTSTTTNSGTSALGTTTTTTRANLQDPYYLTMKVPGQGTAYTLYTTYIPQQSAGSNNRNVLTGYLAVDSDAGGAGKGKKGSGYGKLTLLTMPKTDNIPGPAQVQNLFNSDTTVSQELNILKRGNSTVKQGNLLTLPVGGGFLYVQPVYVQSTSSGSYPLLQKVLVAFGDKIAFEDTLDEALNSLFGGDSGAAAGDQGASGSDSGSSDSGSSDSGSSDSGSSDSGSTGGSTGDSGSGTTDNAALRKALSDAKQALQDRQDAYADNDLVAAAEADQRLQDAIQAATEAESGS